In Nicotiana tabacum cultivar K326 chromosome 10, ASM71507v2, whole genome shotgun sequence, the DNA window ATAAAAGTAAATCCAGTTGATACCATAGCTTTAAAACAATAacattataattgaattaaaaaaaaaaaaaaaaaaaaaactcagttGCAACACAATTTTATCAATAAAAGTTTAGCTGTCATCTGAATATCCAAACAAAATCAAATTATGACACTTAACTTAGTAATACAAGTTACACTTTATAGATTAAAtaggatttatatatataaatatatattattcaTGAATTTTGTAAATACCATACATTTGTTGTCCATTTTTTCCCCAAAGGCCACCACTCTTTTCCCCAAAGGATTGCACATAATTAATCTGAATTAATTGTCAAAGAGTTCTTGGATGTGCTGGATAGATAGAGATGGGATACTTATTATTCCTTTGAGTTGCTCCAACTTTTGTGCCTTTTTTTGCATAAAATAATGATCTCAACTATCATATCATCACGCAACTCATATTAATTACTAGTACTTAGCTTTCAACAaagttcttgtttattttttccTAGGAAAATTCTTTCTTATTTCTATTTGGAAAATTAAAAACACagctctccttttcttttcccaGTCTTCAATTATGAATCTGAAGTATGCTTTGTGCCCAGCCTTTTCTGACTCCTTAAACAACATGaacatttccttctatttctatTAAGTATTTTTTTTGGGGTGGGTCGGTGGGTGGGAGGGGATCTAGCTCCTCGTTGTTACACTTCATTATGAGTTGCATCCGAGGGATACTTTgtgtttaaacaatttaaccttaatAGTAGGGTAGTGTATACGCGACCTTACCCCTTCTttaaaggtagagaggttgtttcagATAAAAAGAAAGCAATAGCTACGAGCCATTAAACATAACAAGAGAACTTTTAAACTTTCCATAAAGTTGGGTCCAAGCACCTAGAGTTCAACCAAAAGTACACCATTACAAAAGTGGAAAATCCAGTTGATAATTAGAATAACTAGAGAACACCTTATCAAAAAATTAGAGTAACCAGGAAGACATAACAGTAAGAGTATAAAGCCAAGGATGAATTGCCCGCGGGTGAGTTGAAACTTGAATCACAAGACAACTTTGAGTACATTACTGAGTCCCAGCCATGTTCATGAAATGCCAGTACTTCTACTACTTTGCATGGAAACAGCCATGTGAGAGGATAGACTTGAGGCCCTGTGATCATGCTGCTGCTGCTGGAAAATGACGCTGTTATGCGCAGCATCCTGTCGGACGCTCAAGAAAGCAGAAGTGTGAGCCTCACGTGTAACCAAATCCTGAGAAGAATTCAAGTCGTTTGGAATTGATTCTTGAAGCTTCTTTGTGCTAAGAAAACGCCCTCCGGACCCTCTAACCCTCTTTACCGCGTGAAGATGCCGTGATTCATGAAGATACGGCTGTATGCAGTCAACAAGGGAAATGAACGCAGATTAAGCCCAATACGACAACAACAAGAGACTCGGTGTAATGCGTAGGCAGACCTAACCTCCTACCTTGTGAAGGCTGATTAAGCCCAATGTAGATCGAAAATTAGAAGTTATAGCAAGTTTAAGCTTATAATATTGGCTAAAAGGTAGGTTTAAGCTTATAATAGATGAGACCATTGGCAGGGACTACACTACATGCACAGTTGCATGATGTTTATTTTCACACTTTGAGTTGCTTCAATCTGTAAACATGGTACTAAAAACCTTTATATCTTCCTAGTTAGACTAGATAGGCATTATTAACCAGCTTGAGAAACTCTAAACACAACATAACCCGAAAACTCTAGCCTCCTCCGGAGAGGCAAAAATAAAACCTTCTAGTCAAGTACCTATTGACATAATCATACATCCCCAGTAAATGTGAAGAAACTCTCCAGTCTATCCGTTTTCCCCAATTGGTGTCTCAGCATAGTGCATTGGCAGAAAATCAACTCAGACAAACAGATTTGAACTTGCTTCACTACTAAAACATGGGAAAAGATGAAAAGTAACATATACCTTTCTAGCTTTGACAAGTTTGTTTTGAGCCTCAAGCTTAGCACGCATCTGTCTTCGCCTTAAGATCCCATGATACTGTTTCGCATTTACATAAACCGGTCCATCTTCTGCAAGATCGAGGGGTAGAGGGACCCGTGCAGGCGCTATGCTAATCATTTGAGGCTGAATTGACCAAATGTCAGAACTAAAACTATTTTGAGACTGGACGAATCAAAATACAATATTCATTATTATTCTCCTTTCCGAGCAAATACATCACCTAGTGCACAGATTGAATCAAATGTTTAAAGCTTGACTCAGAATACAAATAGTGCACATATAAGTCGCAAAACAATGATAATTCCTACATACAATGGCTTATGCACTCTTTCAGGTTAACTAAGGACGAAGTACAGTTTTAGCAAAATCAAACAACTTGAAGTTGTAAAACATCATGCACATAAGGATAGGAACATAAAAGGAAAATCAAGATTAATTGCATTTTAGTAAGGTAAGAAAAACAAGCCAATACGATGTCATTGCAAAAACATAAAAGAGTTAAAGTGCATTTAGCCTTCTCTCATATCCATAAACCAAGACTTGATATGTCAAAAAGACCACAAACATTAACGGATCACCTTCTATTTAATATATAAGGGCCATTGTGAAAAGTGATCTAgtagggaaaaaagaaaagaaactgaaaataAGCAACACGAGAGGCAAATATGATATTACAATACTCACAAAAACATGAGGTCCGTAAGCAGCATAAAAGCCACTGAGATAGGGGTCGGAGTAACCAAAAGGAGCGTGGCTCTGCAACATTAAATCTTGATAGATTAGTTTAATACAAATGTTAAAGCAAAATATCCTTGGATAGCAGGAACTTACAATTGAATGGGCCATTTCACTTTGTGAACAATCGGTGGGATATTCTGGATATCTAATAAAAGGATTAGTCTTGATTTGAGCTTGCTTATTCCTTTTGTAGCTCTCGTCGTGAACTGAGGAAAGCAAAACAAGCCGTAAGATACTCCACTCCTAATAGCAAATAAACTATCCAGGAAAAAGTCAAATTCTGTTTTGATAAAGCTATCAGCACTAAACTAAATAGCTTTTCATATATAGAATTCAGCCATTGTCAGCACAAGTGAGTCATTATCGTATAAAAGATCATGCTGCAAATGTATAAACGTTAAGCAAGCACCATCTAAACAAGTCGAGATGTGCTTTCTCAGACCAATTAAGACAAAGGATCCAGAAAATCCACTCTTACTGAAGTGTTACTAACAGCAGTCATTAATGATTACACTACTATAAAGTCCGAAAAGATTCACTTAATAATCTGCAAGTAATTACCAGATCCAGAAGAAGCGCATTGATCTTGAGAACCTGTTTTCCCCAAAGCAGTCACTTCTAGCGGGGAGTTACTATTTGATTGGGTGGAGTATGAGTCGTCGCCTTGTAATCCCAGACCAAGAGGCTTCATCTGCTGACAGGGCGGAGGTTGAAATACCACTTCTGAGGTTAAATTTTTCGGTAGAAACTGTGAAGACTGCACTTCATTGGAACTCCACCATGTTGAGCTATTGACAGCAAAATGAGGCACAAAGCAGGTGGAAGTTTGTTCTAAGCTTCTATTTGGTAAAGCTTGAGCTCGAACAGCCATTTGCTTATCCGCACATAATTTTTCCTAGGCATAATCCGGTGAAACAACAAAGACGAGTAGCAGGCTGCACAATTgaccaaaaaatgaaaagcataacatattaaaataaaatacagaacACCCATAACATGATAGAGCAGCGAGGCAGATAAATCAATTTGAACTTGATATTTTCTCTTGATCCCTTAAAATGACTGCTTTAGTGCATAAAGCAGTATTAATGTTTTAATACCATTTATAGTTGGCAACTTAACATCTTACGCAACTCCACGATATCCATTCAAGCAACTTGCCCAGAATTTATTTCGATATTCAAACTCTCATGTAAACACCAAGCAGCTTCAAGCTACCAAACTTGAGGCATCAAATTTTCGAAGGTACATTAGTCTTCAACTCTATGGTCCCCCCAACCCCACCCCCCACCCAAAACAATAACTTCCAAAACATCCTGGTTCAGATACTACTACTCCAGGAGGGACCTCCATAAATACTTCTTTATTCAAATCTCCATGAAAATAACATATATtactgtatacggttaaaatcgggccgacacgattttactatttgatcgaGATCAGGGAGTTGAATCGAGGGTTAGCCTCATAGTGGAGCAGGTCAAAGTGACGAAAACAAGGTACCGAGTTCGAGAATCGAAGTGCTTGCCGAGATCGAGGCCGGCAACGATCGAGACTACACGGGGCAGACTCTGAGCAAAGCACAATAACAGGAAAGCGAGATATCCATGACTGGTTGAAGATCATGGCGGGAATCTCAGAACGGATCAAATCAAAGACAAGTGTTTAGGCTAATCATAggatttacttccgtaattaaaattgtaccatagataggattcctctactatataaagagggtcctAATCATTTTGTAGACACCTTACACTCTgagatatcaaagcaatataacacCTTTTCTATAGTTcatattcttgttcatcagtttGTTATATTTTAACTGTTCTTGCACAAATTAGTTCGAGGGTATTCAACTCGAGGGCTGAATTCCGTTcaaacactggtttgctttataATATTGTTAATTTCTATTATTACTCTTTGCATCTATCAATTgatattaggtgaaatcacatatccttaaaaccacattataagtttaattgttatccaattttaagggtaaacaattaATGGGCTACTACTATTGAGTTAACCTACAGAGCTCAGATTATAACTAAAAACATGGAAATTCAAGTTAAACCACAAATCAATCAAGCTGGCCAAACATGCCATACAAAGACTTGATTTTTTAACAAGACAATTTAATCATACTGGTACTAAGGTGGTTGATGGGAGCTAGGAATAAAGAAGAGGGTAGGTTGTCATTTTGCGTACCAGGTTTACATACAGCTTCAAACAATTAATAATCAATAACATAACAATAGCCCATCACCTACCAAATAACTGTCCTTTTTTAGTTTATAGAGCAAACCTAAAGTTCCATCATCGACCAGAAAATACACAGAACTACTAAATCATGCATtcaatttttaaggtttttagcaTTGAATCCATTGTATTTTTAAAGTCAGAGATTCATACCTACAATTTAATGCAATTTTAAGGAAATTTTTACACATATAAAAGCACCGGGTTAAGATGAACCCGGCACCACCAATACACTGCATCCGCCCCAAATCCCCATGCATCTTTAATACTCATCAATACAGCTCCAACCAACCATAAGTCCAATTAATGACAAATGACAAAAGAGAGAAAATCCTGAAAAACAGAAAATGCCTGAAAacctatttattttcttttttcccgtgcgctatcccccccccccccaaaaaaaaacacacacacacacaccaggAAAACCCAGCTTACCAGAAGGAACAAGAACAGTAGCTGAGAAGaaggagaaaaataaatgaggaCAAAGAACAGTAGCTGAGAAGAAAAGTCAAAGCAAATTGTAGATCTCTTTTACACATAACAGGCACCATTCCAAAATTCCATCTTGTTAAGTTTCTTGATATACCCAAAACAGACTATATGAACCTGAAGTCAAAACCCCAGTTAGTATCCAACCATAAACAGTATCACATATTAAAGTAAAGATAATAACTTTACCCATTATTTTCCTTTTACACGTGCATAACCATTAGCAGAAAACTAACCACATGCATTCAACATTCAATAAGCAGAAGTGGAGAACACAGAGATATATAATACCCAAAATAGCAGATTTTACTGCAAAAACAAATGGCAAAACCGAAACAAACAGAAAACATGACTAATataataagagaagaagaaaagaacaagtCTACGTGTATATgaaaatatataatcatctcaGAAC includes these proteins:
- the LOC107789322 gene encoding nuclear transcription factor Y subunit A-4-like isoform X2, with the protein product MAVRAQALPNRSLEQTSTCFVPHFAVNSSTWWSSNEVQSSQFLPKNLTSEVVFQPPPCQQMKPLGLGLQGDDSYSTQSNSNSPLEVTALGKTGSQDQCASSGSVHDESYKRNKQAQIKTNPFIRYPEYPTDCSQSEMAHSISHAPFGYSDPYLSGFYAAYGPHVFPQMISIAPARVPLPLDLAEDGPVYVNAKQYHGILRRRQMRAKLEAQNKLVKARKPYLHESRHLHAVKRVRGSGGRFLSTKKLQESIPNDLNSSQDLVTREAHTSAFLSVRQDAAHNSVIFQQQQHDHRASSLSSHMAVSMQSSRSTGIS
- the LOC107789322 gene encoding nuclear transcription factor Y subunit A-4-like isoform X1: MAVRAQALPNRSLEQTSTCFVPHFAVNSSTWWSSNEVQSSQFLPKNLTSEVVFQPPPCQQMKPLGLGLQGDDSYSTQSNSNSPLEVTALGKTGSQDQCASSGSVHDESYKRNKQAQIKTNPFIRYPEYPTDCSQSEMAHSISHAPFGYSDPYLSGFYAAYGPHVFSQNSFSSDIWSIQPQMISIAPARVPLPLDLAEDGPVYVNAKQYHGILRRRQMRAKLEAQNKLVKARKPYLHESRHLHAVKRVRGSGGRFLSTKKLQESIPNDLNSSQDLVTREAHTSAFLSVRQDAAHNSVIFQQQQHDHRASSLSSHMAVSMQSSRSTGIS